ACTATCGGAAATTGTACCAATGTCAGCCCGCGTGACCAACTAAGGAAGGTGTGCCGAAGGCCTAGCGTAAAAACCATGTTGGGCGACCGGCGATGTGCTATTCGACGTCACTACCATCAACAATTGCCGAGTTTCCACGTCGCCAAACGCCCGGTTCCGTTTCAGTATAAGCATCGAGTTTTGCGTCCGCCCACCCCAGCGCGTCGAGAGCGTCAGTCGCCAGCGCACGGAGCGAGGCCCAAGGTGGACGATCAAGCATCGCGGAATCGAAGCAAACGCAATCGTCGTTGGTTAGGTCGTCAATTGTTGAGTCGATTTGGGCCAGCAAACTGGTGGACGATTCATCGAGCCGATCCGAGCAGGATTGGACGAAACAGAGTCGACCATGCGTAAAATCTTCGATCAGGTCACAGGTGACACAACCGGGGTGTGTAACACGAACCTGTTCCGGTTTGGGCAACGCAAGGGCAACCAATGCATCACGCAAAAGGCCAGCGATTAGCTCTTTGTCGACAGTCATTACATTTGATCTAGGTCGCACAACGGAAGGTTTTTACGACACCGCCGTTACCGAAGCGGTGGAGTTTGAATCAAAAGAAATTGTACCAATGCCAGCGCCCGTTGCCTACCAAGGAAGGTGTGCCGAAGGCCTAGCGTAAAAACCATGTTGTGCGGTACTGACAATGGGGCCGCGCGGCGAGACGATGACATCGAATGCTTGCAAAAAGCTTGAAACGCGGAGAAAGCGGAATTGCGGAGGTCGCGGAGTGATGCAAAAACACTTGCATCGGAGGCGATGTCATTTGACAATGGCGTTAGTCGCACGACGCGCACCCATCGGCGAAGCAGGACGTTCGAACGTATGGGTGCGTCTCGCGCGACCATTGCATTTGCCAGCGATCGGTTGAACCACAGAGGACACAGAGAGCACTGAGGTGAGCCACGGATGCACACCGATCAACACAGATGCAACCGATTGTCTGGGCCGCACAACGGGGTTCTGGACGACAGGGTGTCGTACATGCTTGGAAATGGGGGAGGACGGATGTTGATTTTAGCTGAAGGGGGCTCGGTCTGCAGCACTTGCGCGACCAGGCGAGGGTGCCGTGACGCGGGTTTGCGTTTGCTGCTTCCGAGGCACGAGTGCAAAAGACGGTGTTTTTCGCTCTGAATTCAGGCGGCAATCACACCTTCCCCGCTGGCAGACAAGACGAACGTCCTGCGGGGGGAGAATCCAACTCGCATCTGGGAATGGCTTAGGTCTTGATCGCCTGAGAATGTTCTGCGTCCCTGATTCGCAGGATTCGCTTGGCAACCTCTCGCTGCACCTGCGAGAAGAACTCGGGCGACTCCAATCGCTCTCGCTGAGCCGCGGGGAGGCAACACAACGTCGGTTCCCAGATGTCTTGCAGTGGAATTTGCAAGGAAACCCAATCTCGGCGTGGCATCGTCGCTCGCATTCCCGGCAACGGAAGCAATTGACCTTCTTGCCAAACGCCCAACGTCACCGCATACGCGCCGCTTGAATCGGGGTGCGGATCCACTTCGAGCCGCATCCGACCCACGGAGGGCCGAGGTTTCGGTTGCCGACCGGAAGAACCCGACGACGGCCCCGATTCATTCCCCAACCGATCCAGTGGACTGGCGACCGCCGTCGCCTTCATCTGTGCGACCTTGGTGTACAGCGAGGTGGTTTCCAGATTGGTGTGCCCAAGCAACTTTTGGATGAACCGAATGTCGGTGCCGGATTCGATCAAGTGCGTCGCAAAGCTGTGGCGAAAACTGTGCGGCGTGACCGCCTTGCCAATTCCCGACAGAATCCGAGCCTGCTTGACCGCACGTTGGATCGTCCGCGGAGAAAGATGCCGGCCAACACGCCCGTCTTCGGAAGGAAACAGGTAGCCAATTCCTTGGGTGCGCCGCCACAACTGCCGCATCAGCGGCAACAGATCGTCGGCCAACATGACATAGCGATCCTTTTTGCCTTTGCCAAGTTGAACCCGAATTTGTTGGCGATCAAAATCGAAGTCCGACCACTGCAAACGGGCGACCTCCGAGACTCGCAAACCGGTTGCATACAGCACGGTGAGGAGCAACTTGTCACGCAACGTGCGAGCGGCCTCCATCATTCGCTGGACCTCTTTCTTGGACATCACGACAGGCAATTGTTTTGACTTTCGCGGGGACACCAGTCCAACCGTGCAACGCAACAAACAGAATTTGTCCAGGCCGGTTCGCAGTGCCGACAAAGTGACGCTGACCTCCGACGCCGACGCGCCGCCATTGACCAGCAGTTCCAAGTAGGCCCGAATGTCTTCTTGGTCGATCTGGTCCAGCGGTCCCCGGTACCAGCGAAGGAAGCAGACCCAAGCGGAGCGATAGTTTTTGATGGTGTTGACGGAGTAAAATCGGATCCGCAACTCGCGGACCAGACATTTAACAACCAACGGTTTGGGCGGCTGAGTCGACAGGTCGACGACGGCATGCTCCGCTTTGAATTCCGTCTCCACGGCGTGTCGCGGGGCGTCTCGGCCGCGGGCGTCGCGCCAGGGTTGGCCATTGGTATAGAGACGGGGTGCATCGGGTGCGACAAGACGAGACATGAGCTGCTCCAGCAAATAAGGCGAAGACACGTTTCGCAAACGTTCAGCGAGCCAAGCGTGACAAACAATGCGAATTCATCTCGATCCGGCCCTGTTTTCGGAACAACGAATGGCCGGACAGTCTCCAAAGGCCAGATCTGTTGCTGAATCGACAACAGATTGCCGATCTGATGCGGCGGCCCCCACGCTGCCACTCTCGATCCCGGGATGAAACCTGCGAAAAACATGGCCGCCACAAGCGCAAACATTTCGCAGCCCAGCGTTCGCCCCGATTCCCGCACCCAATCGGGGCGAACGCCCAAACGGCTCACGGGAATCAACTCCATCTTTTTTTCTTGCTCATGTGTCAGGACACACTGGCAAGCTCTTTCCGCAGAACCGCCATCGTTTCGCGTTGGCGTTTTTCGACGAACTGGCGTGCCTCATCCGCTTTGGCTTTTGCGGCGTCCAAGTCATTTGCCATCTGCAGAACCGTCGGGACGATGCGTTTGCAATCGGTTTCCGAATCGAGATCGAACAACCAATCTCCCAAGCCGATGTCTTCCCACATGTAGCCTTTGCTGGTTTGTTCTTCGAAACGACAAACGATCGCGGGAATCCCGTGGCCGATGCACATGATCGGTGAATGCATTTCGTTGCCAAACAACCCGGCACTCTTCATGTATACGCTGACCGCTTCGCCCGTCAACCAATAGTTCGGCCGCCAGACGACTCGCGACAGAACGTCCTTCGGCAATCGGTCGATCAACATCTCTTTGCCCACCGCCATCTGCGTGCGATCTTCGGGGCAGACCAAGACCTTGCGATCCGTCTTGCGAACGATTTGCACGATCGCTTCGCGAAGTTGGGCATGGTCGTGCTCCTTCATCGCTTCGTTGCGAGCGTGTTTGATCGGATCAAATTTGACGTTGGGTTTGATGGTCCAGTACGGCGTGTATCGCAGACGCGGGATGCAGCACAGAAACTTCTGGGGCTCCAATTGGTTCTCTGCCAAGAAACGATCCGCGGCGGGTTCGTCTCGCAAGTCACACGCGAAGGCACCGTCGGGACCAAACTCCATCACGGGGGCGGACGCACCGAGACTCCTTGCCAGTTCCAATGACTTGCTGTCTCGGAAGAAGACGAACCTCGCGTGATTGAGCACATCGACTGAACGATCCATCGCATCTCCGTTTCGCGCCGACGTTGCCGACGACTTCTTCAGCGGGAACGTGATCCCATAGATGCCGTACGGCTTTCCCGTTTCCTCTCGCCACTTGACCAAATCGCGTTCGGCAACAATGGATGCACCTGATCCGTGCAGTAGAAAATCGCATTCGCGGAAGGCTTGCTTCAATGCCTCGGATCGTGGCTTTGCAATTTTCAGTTTGGGAAATTCCTTTCGCAGCAACTCTTCCACGCCGTGATCGACGTTGGACGGCCAGAGCGTGACTTCCACGTCGGGCAGGTGGTCGCGAAGAATGCTGAGCACGCCGGGTGTGTGAGCGATGTCACCGATGTTGACGGTCTGCCATGAGGAACGCAGTAAGACTCGTTTCGGAGGTTTGCCGTCGTCGGCCGTTGCCAACGCTTGCCACACTGGATTGCTAGCAGCCAACGCTCCCGTGGCCACTCCCATTTTTGCGGAGCGACTCAGGAAGGATCGACGGGCAAGTGTTGGTTCGTGCTTTTCAGACGCGGATCGGGACATCGAAAGAGGCATGGGAACTCGCGAAAATGGGTGGGGCGGCAAGCAAACTTTCATTCACGCCGGTCTGGTGGGTGGGAGAGGGGGTCACATCGTACTTCAGCTCAACCGAGCATTTGGGCTGCACACCGGAGTCGCGAAAGACAAATCAAAAAAAAATCCGGGCGAATTCTGTCATGATTTGATTTGAGCGGATAAGGAACTCATGCAAGCCAATTCTCAGGAGTTTTGAGTGGACGATTCAACACGCCATGCGACCCGATTGTGGACCTCGGCTCAGCCGGTGGTGGCCGCTTTCGTTGCGTCGGTGGTTCGAGATCGCCGTGATCGCGAAGATGTGCTGCAAGAGACAGCGCTCGCGGTTCTGAACTCGTTTGATTCCTACGATTCGTCACAAGCGTTCCAAGGCTGGGCGATTGGGATCGCGAGAAACCAAATCGGTTTGTACCTGCGTCGTCGTCGACGTGATCGCTTGGTATTCAGCGAAGAAACAATTGCGAATTTGCAAACCGTCTTCGACGAATCCTCTCCGCCCGATGAGCTGGATCACTTGCCGACTTGCATTGATCAATTGGCAGGTCGAGCCCGGAAAATCTGCGACTTGAGATATCAAAAGGGTTTGAAGCCCGCGGCGATCAGCGAGCAAATCGGCATGACGGCCAACTCCGTCGCGAAAGCACTGCAACGAATTCGCGAACAATTGCGTGAGTGCATCGAAGACAAGTTCGTTTCGGAAGGAGCGAATGGATGAGCACCCATGTCCAACTTCTTATCGATGGTTATCTCGATGAAACCCTGACTCCGGATCAAGTGTCCGAATTGGAATCATGGATCAACTCGAGTCCGGATCACGCGAAACAGTTCGCTGATGCGGTTCACTTTGACGAACGCATGACCGCGGAATTGAGCTGGCAACAGTTCACTGAATCGGAACCTTCCGAAACAAAACACGTGGCCACGCCATCGGCAGTTGCCTCCCCAGTCCAATCAAGCGGATATCGGCGAATATGGGTCATCGCTGCCGTCGCCGCATCGATTTTGTTGATCGTTGGTTTGGCGATCCAGTTCGCTCCCGATCATCCTGACAATTCTAAGACCGCACAAAACGCGACCGAGCAGGCAGTTCCGGACAACGAAACCGATCCAACGTTTGTGACCTTGGTTCAATCCATCGACGCGGCTTGGGAAGACAATCGCTCGTGGCAATCCGGCGACCGGATGGAGGCTCAAACGATCGCTCTTCAATCGGGCATCGTTCACTTGCAATTTGACAGCGGGGTGGAGGTCACTTTGGAAGGACCTGCGTCGTATGAATTGCAATCAATCGATCAAACCAAGTTGGCGTTTGGGCTGTTGTCCGCGACCGTCCCGCCGGGTGCCGAAGGCTTTCGCGTCGACACACCCTCCGCTCAAGTGATCGACTTGGGCACGGCTTTCGGTATCGAACTTGATCGCGACGGACTTTCCAAGGTGTCGGTCTTCGACGGTGAGGTCGAGGTAGTCTCAGACAACCATCGTCAGAAGCGACTGCTGACCGAAGGCGAGAGCGTCGAACTCTCCTCCGATGGCAGCATGAGCGACATCGCTTTCGATACCGGTCGATTCGAAAAGCTGTGGCCGTATGGGTCGGGGATCGTCAAGTCGACCGGTGCCTTCCGCTTCGCACCTCAATGGCCGCGAATGGCCAACCGAATCCAAAGTGATCGTCGTATCTTCGTTCTGCCGGAAGGCTATGCGAATCGATTGCAATCACCATGCTCGGTCGACATCACAGACCCCGGAAACTACACGACGGAAGAGCAATTGCTGAACTCGGTGATTCCGACGGACCAACGCGTTCGTTCGTTCTTGCTGATGTTCAATCCCACCGTAACGCCCGACCCCGATTGGAATCGTCGACGGCTCAACATTCGAGACTTGGAATTGGTCGAAGGCAGCATCACGTTTCAACACCCCATTCTGGGCGTGATTGTTCGAGACAAAACCTTGTTCAAAACAGATGGGCGGTTTTCGCTTCGAACCGCCGTCAACGTACCCTTCGGCCAGGGGCTGGAACTCGATGCGACTCGCACCGGCGACATCATCACGCTCAGCGAAGATCGCCGAACGATCGACCTCAGCCTCATGACCTTTGGACGACGCGGAGATCACGTCCGTGTAATCGTGGATGCTTCTATCCGACCACGCTTTCCACGTCGACCTTCGGAAACGTTTCGCAACAACCTTCGAAACCCAATTGATAGCGTCAGGGCGCGAGCCCTCCGGTAGCGACCTGGTCTGCCAACGCACTGCACCAAAACGATCGCATTCACCAAACCATTCCCTCGTCGATCTTCCCCGTCCTCTCCCTAGGAGCCAATCATGAAGAACCAAAACGAAGTGCAAACCCAACCTATCGCAGGTGCCCCTCCACGACGACGATTCCTGATGAAACTGTTGGCCGGCGGAGCAGCCTTGCCACTGATCTCATCGGTTGCGTTCGCTCAAAAACCAAACCGAATGGCGAAGGACGCTGACGGCAACCCTCAAGCCAGGCGTCGGGGAGCAGCGGGCATGCAAATGGATCCATCCAAGATTGCCGCGAAGCTGATCAAAGACCATGACAAAGACGGCGACGGTGCACTCAACGCAAAGGAGTTGGTCGCGGCGCTGACCGCACTTCGCGAAGGGCGAGGGCAGGGCATGAGAGGACGACAAGGGCAAGGACGTGAAGGAATGCGACCAGGTGCCGGCGGTCAACGTGGATTGCGAAACGAAGAGAAAGGTGTTCAGCCCAAACGCCCCGGTGAATGATCGTGACATTCGTTGCAAAGCTGGTCGGCAAAATGTGTGGGACTGACTGATCAGCCGTATGGGCATTCGCCCCGGTTGCATGAACGGACCGTGGCGATCACCAGGACGAATCGCACGTGAAGTGCCTTTTGCTGACCAATTTTTCAAAATGACAGGTTGGAAGCCTATCCCACACTTGATGCTGACTCTTATCTCTTCTCTGCCAGACTTCATGATTGCACGTGACGCCATGAAAAACTTCGCCTTTTCCATGTTGGCTCTTTCGCTGGGTTTGCTCGGCGCGTCCGAGACGCCGGCGCAAGAGTCATCGAAGATCACGCCGGAGCAACTCGAGTTCTTTGAAAATCGAATTCGTCCGGTGCTGGTTCGAGAATGCTATGAGTGCCACTCGGCCGAGTCTGGCAAGACGCGCGGCGGGCTGCGTCTGGACACGCGAGATGGATTGCTTCTGGGTGGTGAATCGGGCCCATCGGTTGTCCCTGGGCATCCAGAAGACAGCCCGTTTTGGGACGCCGTCACCTACAGCGGTTGGGAGATGCCGCCGCGTGGCCAATTGCCCGACGAGGTCCTCGCCGATTTCAAGCGTTGGATCGAAATGGATCTGCCAGACCCGCGCGTTCGCGAATCGATCACGGTGGAAAGCAAGATCGACATTGAAGCAGGACGGGAACACTGGGCCTTTCACAAACCGACTATTCAGGATCTTCCCGAGGTCAAGAATGCTGATTGGGCGAAGTCCAACATCGATGTGCATGTGCTGGCGAAACTGGAAGACAACGGCTTGGAACCTGCGGCCGATGCGGATGCCGCGACACTGTTGCGTCGCCTATCGTTTGACTTGATTGGCTTGCCACCGACGCCAGACGAAGTCCAATCGTTCTTGCGTGCAACGGCCAAGGATCGAGACGCTGCGATCGAGTCGAAAGTTGATGAACTGCTCGACAGCCCGCGATTTGGCGAACGTTGGGGGCGACACTGGATGGACGTGGCTCGCTACGCCGAATCCTGTGGCAACAGCACCAACAACACGTATCCACACGCGTGGCGTTACCGCGACTATGTGATCGATTCTTTCAACGATGACACGCCGTATGACCGCTTCATCGCGGAACAGATTGCGGGTGATTTGTTGCCGGTCAAAACGGATGAACAGTGGCAAGAGAACTTGATCGCGACCGGTTTCTTGGCGATCGGAACAAAGAACCTGGTCGAGCGGAATCCTCGTCAAGTCCAAGCGGACATCATCGACGAACAAATCGACACGGTGTCCAAAGCTTTTTTGGGTTTGACGGTCGCCTGCGCCCGTTGCCACGACCACAAACTGGATCCCATTCCGACGACCGACTACTACGCCATGGCCGGCATTTTCCAAAGCACGAACACGTATTACGGAACCGCCGAAGGAATCACCAATCGCAATTCATCGGATTTGTTGTCACTTCCGATTGCGGATGAAGTCCCCGCAGGAAGGCAGTATTCGACCGACGAAATCGATGAGTTTCAAGAACGCATGAACGATCTGCGATCGCAGATGATGGAAGCCACTCGCGATCGAGACAACCCATCGCAGCAACAGACAGTGATTCGTCTCCGAGCCCAGATCGCGTTGATCCAAGGTGTCCTTTCGGAAGTCGATGACGATGGAACGCCTCGTTCTCTGGCGATGGGCGTCCAGGAAGCGGACGCATTTGAGGACGCGGTCGTCTACGTCCGTGGCGATGTGGAAACCCCGGCGCAACGCGTGCCTCGCGGTTTCGTTCAAGTCCTGCCGCACAGTGCCGACGTTTCCATCCCATCGGATTCCAGCGGCCGTTTGGAACTCGCTCAGTGGCTAACTTCGCCGGACAATCCACTGACGGCTCGAGTCATGGTGAATCGCATTTGGCTGCATTTGTTCGGCGAAGGCATCGTGGCGACGCCCAACAACTGGGGACTGACCGGACAAGCCCCTTCGCATCCTGAATTGCTCGATCATTTGGCAATTCAGTTCGCAAAAGACTGGTCCGTCAAATCACTGATTCGCGAAATTGTGTTGTCGCGTGCTTATCAGATGAGCTCCGGAATGAACGACGCCAACTATGAAGTTGATCCCGACAATCGATTGCTCTGGAGAGCCAGTCCGCGACAATTGGATGCGGAATCGATGCGTGACGCGATTCTGGCGGTTGGCGGCGAATTGAATCTCGAACGCCCCATCGGTTCGCCCATCGCTCGCTATGGCAACAATCGAATCGGCCGCACGCTCGACGCGTCGCTCTTGGACGGGCTGAACGATCGGCGATCGGTTTACCTGCCCATCGTTCGCGACGCAGTGCCTCGCTCCTTGGCGTTGTTTGATTTCGCCGACCCGAGTCTCAGCAACGCGAAACGCGACGTGTCGAATGTCCCAACCCAAGCGTTGTATTTGATGAACGATGAGTTCGTCTTGCAAAGTGCGGAGGGACTGAGTCGTCGACTGCTGAAGGAACACAACAACATTCGAGACGGTATCTCGGCAGCTTTCTTAGCGACGTACGGGCGTCCTGCGACCGACGCGGAAATCCGAAGTTGTGTGAACTTCTTTCAGGATTTCATGGGACCGGCTCGCAGCAAATCCAATCGGTTTGTGCAAACACAACAACTGGCGATGACCGCGTTCTGCCAAGCGTTGGTCGCTTCGGCTGAGTTTCGATGTTTGAACTGAAACCTTGTGGCATAGGCTTCCAGCCTGTGGAACCTCACTCACAGGCTGGAAGCCTATGCCACATCACTCCTCCACTTCGCTTTCTCATTAGGTTCCACCATGTCCGATCCAAACAACCTATCGCGTCGCGGCGCACTCAAAGCCGTCAGCAGTGGATTTGGCTACCTCGCGTTTGCAGCACTGGCAACGGAACAAGCGAGAGCCAACAATCCGCTGGACGTCAAAGCTCCTCACTTCGAACCGAAAGCGAAGCGGGTCATCTTTCTATCGATGCGTGGAGCACCGTCGCACGTTGACACGTTTGATCACAAACCGCAACTGACACGCGACACTGGAAAAGTCGGCAAGTATGGCGGGACCGGACGTCTGCTGGGATCACCGTGGGAATTCCGTCAACGCGGTGAGAGCGGTTTGTGGATCTCGGATTTGTTCCCGGAACTATCCAAGCAAGCCGATGAGCTGTGCTTGTTGCGAGGAATGCATTGCGACCAACCCAATCATCCGCAAGCCACCACGCAGACTCACACGGGGAACTTCCAATTCCCGCGTCCTTCGATGGGGGCTTGGACGCTGTACGGTCTCGGAACCGAAAACGAAAACTTGCCTGGCTTCATCGTCTTGAATCCATCACCCGGCGATAGTGGCAACTACGCCAGCTCGTTTCTGCCAGCGATCTATCAAGGAACCAAAATGAAGGCCGGCGGCAGAGGCCGTGGCGGTTTTGCTCAAAACATGATGCGACCAAACGGCGGCAATCGGCCCGGTCGAAATCGAATGGGCCAGAATCAACAAGGCCGACCACGGCGAGGAATGCAGTCGGGAATGAACAGTGACCTCCGCCGTCGCTACGCCGAATCTCGGATGGGAATGTCCGGAGGCATGGGAGCGTCCATGCAACAGCGTCCATTTGGTCGCCCAGTTCGAGATCAATTTGCGCAACGCGATGACAGTGCGATTCCCAACTTGACGAACCGAATGCTCGATCCAGAACTGCAGCGTATTCAGTTGGACCTGATCCAAGATTTGAATCAAAACAAACTCGATCGCGACGGCCATCAACCGCAAGTCGAAGGCATGATTGAGTCGTTTGAGTTGGCTTATCGCATGCAGTCAGAAATGCCAGAGGCGGTCGACCTGTCCGATGAATCGCAAGACACGTTGGAGCTCTATGGCATCAACGGTTCTGGGACCGATGACTTCGGTCGTCAATGCTTGATGGCACGCCGATTGGCCGAACGTGGTGTCCGGTTCATTGAATGCGTCAGCCCCGGATGGGATCACCACCGCAACCTCCGCGACGAAATGGATGATCACTGTTCGCAAATTGATCAACCGATCGCAGGATTGCTACAGGATCTCAAGCAACGAGGTTTGCTGGACGAAACGCTCGTTATTTGGGCCGGAGAATTTGGCCGCACACCGCACGCTCAAAACGGCGATGGCCGCGACCACAACAACAAGGGCTACACGACCTGGATGGCCGGCGGCGGTGTCCGTGGAGGCTTCAACTATGGAGCCACCGACGAACACGGTTACGAAGCGGTCGAAGGCAAATGTCACATCCACGATTGGCACGCCACGATCTTGCACCTATTGGGCTTGGATCATGAAAAGCTGACGTACCGATACGCTGGACGCGACTTCCGTTTGACGGATGTTTACGGAAGTGTGATCCGTGATATCGTTGGCTAGTTGTTCATTCAGGCGGATCGTTGGAAACCCAACATCCGCCCTTGGACCGGCGAACGGAAGATGTCGTTCATGACCGAGTCGACGTAGCCCGCTTTCAAGTGGTCCGGCAACACAGGTCCAATGAACGGCTTTGTTTCAGGTGGTTGAAACAGGTCCGTTGAACGAGCGGGGAATGGCCCCGCATGGTCAGTAGGATCCGGTCCAACAACAGGCTCTGATTCCAATTCAATCGTGCCTTCGTTCAGGCGGACCTGTTGAAGATCAAGCTTCGTCGGGGTCAGACAGGCCTCGTGACGCGATTGATCCAACTGGATATCGAGTAGACTTCCATCGCTGCCGAGAATGGGTTGGGTCGAAAACACATACGCGACCACGGTGCCGGTGCTATCGTCCACGTTGGCGATGATGGACGCTCGGTCGTTCCAGATTGCTCCGGCACGAATGTCTTCTTTTTCGATTCGAACGAGCTTGGGATCATACTCAAATCGGATCTCGGCAGCTCTTAGGTTGTGAGCGTCCTCCACCCGGATCGATGCAACTGACTCCTGTGCCACAGCGGGCCCAGAGATAGCCGGTCCGATGGCGTCCAGTGAAACACTTGCCATCAAGTGCCGACCTTCCAATCGCTCGGTCGTCAACACGCGACATGTTTTGGCCATCCTGGCTCCCATGTATGTTTCCGAATGGAATCTTCTGTTCATCACGAGTGCAATGAACGCCCAGTAGATTCATTTGAAAGCCAAACTTTCAGACGACCTCAGGGACTTCTATGCAAAGAAGTAGTCCAATCTGAACATTTGTGTCAACGTCACTCACCGAGCGTTCAGCAAGAATCGGCGTTGGACAACATGAGTTTCATTGGCTGTGATCAACGTGACTCTTGGTGATTCTTCGAAGTTCAACACCACGACCGAATCGGAGTTCGTCATCAAAGCTGTTTCATGACGCAACGTAAAAAGGTTGCGTGCATCCAGCGGCATTCAATCCGTTGGCTCAAAACAGATTGCTTGCAAAGACTTCGTCGACCGCTTCGTTGTCGTCGGAGTCATCGTCGTTTGATCCAACGGGGGTGCCCATATCGGCCGTCTGTGCGGTCGCCACGTTTGCCGCGACCGTTGCTACCGATCCCAGCTCAGCTTCATCGATGAGAGGTTCCCCGCTAGCGGTCGAATCCGAACCGGCGGTGGAGGTGGATTCCGTGCTGCTGGTGGATGCCGCCACGACGCTGGAAGCAGCGACGGTCGAGCTGGATGTTGCATTGGCAAACGTGTTGATATCAGTGATGGCGTCTGTCCAACGATCGGAGCCGACAGGCAACACGGACGTCGTGTGCAAGCGATTGAAAATGTACTGGGGAAGCAAACCCAGTTCGCGGAAGTTTTGATCCTCGAGCGCCGTTCCTTCGACCAACGTCACCGTCAACTCGTTGACACCACTGTCCAAGTAAGCGACCGGTTGAGACTGAACAATTTCATACTCGCCGGGAGCCAAATCGGTGAATTCATAACTGCCGTCGGAATCAGTGGTTGTCTGCAATTCCGTGCCGGTGGAAGTGTTCGTCAGGGTGATCGTGACGCCAGGAATTGCTTCTCCGGTTCCCACAACGTTGTCATTGTTCGCGTCCGCGTATACAAATCCAGAGATCGAGTCATCGCCGGTTGCGGCCGCGGTGATCGTGATCAATCCATCGGTCGAATCGGTCCCTGAAACCGGTGCTGGATCGACCGAGATTTGGCCTTCGTTCAAGGTGACTTGGGTCAAGTCAAGCACGGTGGTGCTGTCCACGACCGCATCGCTGACCACTGAGAATGGAAGTTCGACGAGACTGCCGGACACATCCGTCAATGCACTGGAGGCTGAAACGAAGATGACCACTGTTCCTGCCGCATCATCAACATTTGCAGTGACTTGTGTGTCACTGCCGGTCCCCCAAACACTACCGAAGTCGATGTCGTCT
The DNA window shown above is from Rhodopirellula bahusiensis and carries:
- a CDS encoding DUF1501 domain-containing protein, which codes for MSDPNNLSRRGALKAVSSGFGYLAFAALATEQARANNPLDVKAPHFEPKAKRVIFLSMRGAPSHVDTFDHKPQLTRDTGKVGKYGGTGRLLGSPWEFRQRGESGLWISDLFPELSKQADELCLLRGMHCDQPNHPQATTQTHTGNFQFPRPSMGAWTLYGLGTENENLPGFIVLNPSPGDSGNYASSFLPAIYQGTKMKAGGRGRGGFAQNMMRPNGGNRPGRNRMGQNQQGRPRRGMQSGMNSDLRRRYAESRMGMSGGMGASMQQRPFGRPVRDQFAQRDDSAIPNLTNRMLDPELQRIQLDLIQDLNQNKLDRDGHQPQVEGMIESFELAYRMQSEMPEAVDLSDESQDTLELYGINGSGTDDFGRQCLMARRLAERGVRFIECVSPGWDHHRNLRDEMDDHCSQIDQPIAGLLQDLKQRGLLDETLVIWAGEFGRTPHAQNGDGRDHNNKGYTTWMAGGGVRGGFNYGATDEHGYEAVEGKCHIHDWHATILHLLGLDHEKLTYRYAGRDFRLTDVYGSVIRDIVG
- a CDS encoding fibrinogen-binding protein, producing the protein MAKTCRVLTTERLEGRHLMASVSLDAIGPAISGPAVAQESVASIRVEDAHNLRAAEIRFEYDPKLVRIEKEDIRAGAIWNDRASIIANVDDSTGTVVAYVFSTQPILGSDGSLLDIQLDQSRHEACLTPTKLDLQQVRLNEGTIELESEPVVGPDPTDHAGPFPARSTDLFQPPETKPFIGPVLPDHLKAGYVDSVMNDIFRSPVQGRMLGFQRSA
- a CDS encoding cohesin domain-containing protein gives rise to the protein MKPSRSRRLSIQSLEGRRLLAAVNIPDDLTSAPDAIVSVPVNIDSATGVRGAEIRLSYDTSVLDLEADDIDFGSVWGTGSDTQVTANVDDAAGTVVIFVSASSALTDVSGSLVELPFSVVSDAVVDSTTVLDLTQVTLNEGQISVDPAPVSGTDSTDGLITITAAATGDDSISGFVYADANNDNVVGTGEAIPGVTITLTNTSTGTELQTTTDSDGSYEFTDLAPGEYEIVQSQPVAYLDSGVNELTVTLVEGTALEDQNFRELGLLPQYIFNRLHTTSVLPVGSDRWTDAITDINTFANATSSSTVAASSVVAASTSSTESTSTAGSDSTASGEPLIDEAELGSVATVAANVATAQTADMGTPVGSNDDDSDDNEAVDEVFASNLF
- a CDS encoding PSD1 and planctomycete cytochrome C domain-containing protein codes for the protein MIARDAMKNFAFSMLALSLGLLGASETPAQESSKITPEQLEFFENRIRPVLVRECYECHSAESGKTRGGLRLDTRDGLLLGGESGPSVVPGHPEDSPFWDAVTYSGWEMPPRGQLPDEVLADFKRWIEMDLPDPRVRESITVESKIDIEAGREHWAFHKPTIQDLPEVKNADWAKSNIDVHVLAKLEDNGLEPAADADAATLLRRLSFDLIGLPPTPDEVQSFLRATAKDRDAAIESKVDELLDSPRFGERWGRHWMDVARYAESCGNSTNNTYPHAWRYRDYVIDSFNDDTPYDRFIAEQIAGDLLPVKTDEQWQENLIATGFLAIGTKNLVERNPRQVQADIIDEQIDTVSKAFLGLTVACARCHDHKLDPIPTTDYYAMAGIFQSTNTYYGTAEGITNRNSSDLLSLPIADEVPAGRQYSTDEIDEFQERMNDLRSQMMEATRDRDNPSQQQTVIRLRAQIALIQGVLSEVDDDGTPRSLAMGVQEADAFEDAVVYVRGDVETPAQRVPRGFVQVLPHSADVSIPSDSSGRLELAQWLTSPDNPLTARVMVNRIWLHLFGEGIVATPNNWGLTGQAPSHPELLDHLAIQFAKDWSVKSLIREIVLSRAYQMSSGMNDANYEVDPDNRLLWRASPRQLDAESMRDAILAVGGELNLERPIGSPIARYGNNRIGRTLDASLLDGLNDRRSVYLPIVRDAVPRSLALFDFADPSLSNAKRDVSNVPTQALYLMNDEFVLQSAEGLSRRLLKEHNNIRDGISAAFLATYGRPATDAEIRSCVNFFQDFMGPARSKSNRFVQTQQLAMTAFCQALVASAEFRCLN